In a genomic window of Trachemys scripta elegans isolate TJP31775 chromosome 12, CAS_Tse_1.0, whole genome shotgun sequence:
- the LOC117886046 gene encoding olfactory receptor 11A1-like → MYFFLGNLSCLETCYTSTILPRVLASLLTGDRTISFNGCLTQFYFFGSLVAMECLLLSVMSYDRYLAICNPMHYVVCMSVKFCLQLAGGSWIGGFLGGSITTLSICQLMFCGPNVIDHFYCDFIPLVKLSCNDPHLMETLAFTLTFLSSLIPFLLTLMSYICIIATILRIPSTARRQKAFSTCSSHLIVVSIYYGTLLIVYMLPTTNILSDLKKKVLSVVYTVLTPRVNPLIYSLRNKEVQEALRKACRKFMFGPC, encoded by the exons atgtacttcttcctggggaacttgtcctgcttggagacctgctacacctctaccatcctgcccagagtgctggccagtctcctgactggggacagaaccatttcaTTCAATGGGTGTCTCAcacaattttatttctttggttCTCTAGTAGCTATGGAATGCCTTCTCCTGTCAGTGATGTCTTACGATAGGTATTTAGCGATATGCAATCCAATGCACTATGTAGTCTGCATGAGTGTCAAGTTTTGCCTGCAGCTTGCAGGTGGCTCTTGGATAGGTGGATTCCTAGGTGGTAGCATAACAACGTTGTCCATATGTCAGTTAATGTTCTGTGGCCCTAACGTTATTGATCATTTCTATTGTGATTTTATCCCCCTTGTAAAGCTCTCCTGCAATGATCCACACCTGATGGAAACATTGGCTTTCACactcactttcctttcctcactGATCCCATTCCTACTTACCTTGATGTCCTACATCTGCATCATCgccaccatcctgagaatcccatCCACCGCCAGAagacaaaaggccttttccacctgttcCTCCCACCTCATTGTGGTGAGCATTTATTATGGAACTCTGCTGATTGTCTATATGTTACCAACCACCAACATCCTGAGCGACTTAAAgaaa aaaGTTCTGTCTGTTGTCTACACAGTCCTGACTCCCCGGGTcaatcccctcatctacagcctgagaaacaaagaggtgCAGGAGGCCCTGAGGAAAGCTTGCAGGAAATTCATGTTTGGACCATGCTAA